GAACACCGACACCGGTGAGAAGACAACCTCGAGCTCGGCGGCCGCCAGCGGAAACTGCGGAGGCACGGACACGCTCAAGGCCAGCGGATCGACCGCACAGCAGAACGCTATGGCCCGGTTCGTCAAGGCGTTCAACGACGAGTGTCCGGACCACAACGTCAACTACACCGCCAACGGATCGGGCGCCGGTATCCGGGAGTTCGTCGGCGGCCAGACCGACTTCGCCGGTTCCGACGTCCCACTGGGCACCGACGACTATGCGCAGGCGCAGCAGCGCTGCGAATCGCCGGCATGGAACCTGCCGGTGGTGTTCGGCCCGATCGCCATCACCTACAACGTCCCCGGCGTCGACACACTGATCCTCGACGGCCCGACCGCCGCGAAGATCTTCAACGGAGCCATCACCAGCTGGGATGACGCGGCGATCAAGGCGCTTAACCCGACGGCCACGCTGCCGGCCCAGCCGATCCATGTGGTGTTCCGCAGTGACGAGTCCGGGACCACCGACAACTTCCAGCAGTACCTGGATGCCGCCTCCGGCGGGGCCTGGGGCAAGGGCGCCGGCAAGGCCTTCAACGGTGGCGTCGGCGAAGGCGCCAAGGGCAACGACGGCACGGCCGGAGCCATCTCGTCCACCGAGGGCGCGATCACCTACAACGAGTGGTCCTTCGCCCAGGCCAAGAATCTGCACACCGCCCAGATCGTCACCTCAGCCGGCCCCGAGCCGGTCACGATCAGCACCGAGTCGGTCGGCAAGACCATCGCCGGCGCCACCATCAAGGGGCAGGGCAACGACCTGGTGCTCGACACGGCGTCGTTCTACCAGCCGACTCAGACGGGCTCCTACCCGATCGTGCTCGCCACCTACGAGGTGGTGTGCTCGAAGTACCCGGAGGCTGATGTCGGCACGGCGGTGCGGTTGTTCCTGAAGTCCACCATCGGCGCGGGCCAGAGCGGCCTGGCCGACAACGGCTACGTTCCGATCCCCGAGGCTTTCAAGGCTCGCCTGGCGTCCGCGGTCGACGCCATCTCGTGACACCCGGGAACCCATCGACGCCGTTGATGGACAGCCGCTCGCCGAGAGGCGAGCGGCTGTTCCGGGCGGCCGCGGTCTCGGCCGGATCGACAGTGGTGGTGGTGATCGCGCTGATCGCGATCTTCCTGCTGGTGCGTGCTGT
The window above is part of the Mycolicibacter sp. MU0102 genome. Proteins encoded here:
- the pstS gene encoding phosphate ABC transporter substrate-binding protein PstS codes for the protein MKLNGIGATLGIMATGALVLSGCGSDKNTDTGEKTTSSSAAASGNCGGTDTLKASGSTAQQNAMARFVKAFNDECPDHNVNYTANGSGAGIREFVGGQTDFAGSDVPLGTDDYAQAQQRCESPAWNLPVVFGPIAITYNVPGVDTLILDGPTAAKIFNGAITSWDDAAIKALNPTATLPAQPIHVVFRSDESGTTDNFQQYLDAASGGAWGKGAGKAFNGGVGEGAKGNDGTAGAISSTEGAITYNEWSFAQAKNLHTAQIVTSAGPEPVTISTESVGKTIAGATIKGQGNDLVLDTASFYQPTQTGSYPIVLATYEVVCSKYPEADVGTAVRLFLKSTIGAGQSGLADNGYVPIPEAFKARLASAVDAIS